The following proteins are encoded in a genomic region of Syngnathus acus chromosome 22, fSynAcu1.2, whole genome shotgun sequence:
- the stard9 gene encoding stAR-related lipid transfer protein 9 isoform X3: MANVKVAVRVRPLNARESADGGRLAVQVEDKFVRIQNVKLEPRADHGVDSREKLLEFGFDYCYWSVRPDDPRCASQEEVFQDLGVSVLAGASEGYNVCLFAYGQTGSGKTYTMMGTPDSAGLTPRICQGLLRSEAPLPDGQNSSRVEISFLEIYNERVRDLLATGEQKKRTSLRVREHPEKGPYVQELSQHVVSDCQQAMELLEAGVANRITAATHNHDASSRSHAIFTIQYTQATLENNRPSETVSKINLVDLAGSERADPNYCRDRLTEGSNINKSLVTLGIVISALAQNSQMSSSCQSINSVASEGDGSTAGSHGSFLSGAGSAGRRHCFIPYRDSVLTWLLKDSLGGNSKTIMIATVSPSASCYSESLSTLRYAAHARNIVNRPRVNEDANVRLIRELREEIDRLKSMLLTYGMRDPSPSLSDERDGTLSDMVLQNEMKVEQLTKDWSESWRDKHELLERYSVDINRDRAGFLINSPRPHLLALDGDVLSTGVVFYHLMEGLTRIGPQDHLEEPQIVLSGGASCEIQNDGGVVTLRPLPGCVCLLNGREITEPNRLAQGMVITLGGLHKFRFNHPAEAAVLRERRRRASEGTYTDLGPQTPNQSKTNEEPSALRLSPGEESTARRRLQEQQCYVEDLRQEIGSEQRRAESELERERAQLQHQHSEVQEWILQEKRHLLAVEQRVTQDLGVQTDSQPDPLLKCLNRYVLDEQEGQRDKCPSLVVRAKKKAVQEELLKHHALRRAESRLRRKKLQFQLERIARKRRLLEAKRELQQLEKALLAGQESPEEGSPPRFISPRSSFSADLVSRLYPQQSPIFSRQFLMRNQSTELTSKSTSPACVGSRKWLSDECLPRERTQSCSDSLPSGLSQSCQDRRRSSENIAPNSKMEEGSLVQQRQRRFERKPLLPQRELSFKNRSEQNPAAVPKLPLCIPTQPPGKENVASKTNVLASPCVDLKRPSQSGVTRKAFSNFMQPPLDSNNPNVVEKMPSRSLGIHEDSNVVSRSPSKTAILCDELEQNLPFEASRRWHSTQALMSKTGQWVERQQREWKVVGERHEAASDSDSIFSLDSLASALALKSAQVAQSEADSEDSEMSKDSLAAEKRSAVTSSCRKVVPTYSLVADHPCGNRTALEWGSCPQQVLRAGMHWGKTDIHKSTSEIAIEDNFKEAQKSLPGSALARLSENPPPLTDASSSHELAGGTETHRDSPSFRKESNQHSSSVSVSLSDSPSPSEVDSLTSAPQGKDQATETWISKEEKEQSDSEPESFLADPESSDQNAAKDVDATYFASQPEAACKNSRKRNQELQEAFEGSLKIPKRSPSPLGDKRSDNNEKKNSDMGISNFGFESAGVSDPSLKKPVKASDPSVGDVKVDHVAVKQVVANTKEAGCQSGRPARMYRCQSEAICSAIDLRISEVVQEHLKRSLIGSGGNRSSNWNPRLVSDFVDQRINQPMKPTYDNKSEQVTNHGEAPEVETLAPLTKLDKRPAGRTNGTNDAIQPNNRIDVNAPSLKEARKFSSDGCDVTDAPQGNEPSVKGRDLLGSRCSKDATSECQGCSCKFGRTSIEPEGPCVSHSEVPERFSALRNEKMSGCGSEMATVGTQSRLSLLSKKSKRFRRTKIQATPCSSLQTSSSDEDQSSNKRASPQLRLESEGKTDADISKVNPKMELIKDVLVCRKRFSLPPQSRTKDLQDAGKSQESLMHFASSDINPFVHQWQDGDRSRCKNPAFGSAADLSRKSSLLNVPDKRLPRCCSVDNGLNGQNPPFTSHLSTYAAHKRLSSTLSSVEPAVTNTSSGGLVYSSDPESSPSSNRRTTTPEKEGIQSESVAPQRRERHKRSHTDVPKTRVQMNEFLTWTSMESMSVHISKLIHSTSDLLEDVQGLRTGRRLSGSSPRSIPNVSVNCSTQTASNAGVQTRPLTLTNTERHQRSTSHEINVTLRLIGAEVISPNKDSGDREDSTSSVFQPGTVGCQGQIRSAPVKKTLPEMSHHHLTAASKNSYRPSRQQENQIPWLRNSPKPATTFTDRALSPIVTVDVRQQSKSGGRHQHGRVDKTEASCRSSGPDCGFCFSKSPEKVCEVSGPSLKDSEDCFQNSPVDQRNTNTHPQPKWNSSPWSDLQKYAATSGKTTNVLVTQSKGTECTKPAQQRPQGIVPFSGDSCSPSSTASLTPSECSTDILLNAKPITRVDPETLPENLPLHNKFTNWSGIHPQRSTFTDTGESCASNSERRLREIERLRQEREHVMASVGLGASSTPLTVELAEAKLHYGLGETDALLKMLSPRSTEDLRVNSPTSTLGKQQLHNRHRLSIEGLHEKTEDHSQTSRRARSLSPSRHRPPTAPGPQLKPENSRIRELASGDSAQPSDIGQLLRDYGRARQEAMSEIAKARERLRQNTEKEKRRIQEQLLSPESKDDPRHGSRISNSTLCTGSSLSLSSGPTSGYNSGNPLQHGHRLTPGHTTTFPEEGKKVSSRSFISARDARLEPPMASRRQAAVMADLADAVDT; this comes from the exons ATGGCCAACGTCAAAGTGGCGGTTCGAGTCCGACCGCTCAACGCCAG GGAAAGTGCAGATGGAGGGAGGCTGGCAGTCCAGGTGGAGGACAAGTTTGTGAGGATCCAAAATGTCAAG CTGGAGCCACGCGCCGACCACGGTGTGGATTCCCGGGAGAAGCTCCTGGAGTTCGGCTTCGACTACTGCTACTGGTCGGTGCGGCCCGATGACCCCCGCTGTGCGTCGCAGGAGGAg GTGTTCCAGGACTTGGGTGTGTCGGTGCTGGCCGGCGCTTCCGAGGGCTACAACGTGTGTCTGTTTGCTTACGGCCAGACGGGATCCGGCAAGACGTACACCATGATGGGCACGCCG gACTCTGCAGGTTTGACACCCCGGATCTGTCAG GGCCTGTTGCGGTCTGAGGCGCCGCTTCCCGACGGGCAGAACTCGAGCAGAGTGGAGATCAG TTTTCTGGAAATCTATAACGAGCGAGTACGAGACCTGCTGGCGACCGGCGAGCAGAAGAAGAGAACCTCCTTACGAGTCCGGGAACATCCTGAGAAGGGGCCCTACGTGCAAG AGCTGTCGCAGCATGTGGTGTCAGACTGCCAGCAGGCCATGGAGCTTCTGGAGGCAGGCGTGGCCAACCGCATCACGGCGGCGACGCACAACCACGACGCCAGTAGCCGCTCGCACGCCATCTTCACCATCCAGTACACTCAG GCCACGCTTGAGAACAACCGGCCTTCAGAAACCGTCAGCAAGATCAACTTGGTGGACCTGGCCGGGAG CGAGAGAGCAGACCCCAATTACTGCCGAGACAGACTAACTGAAGGCTCCAACATCAACAAGTCGCTGGTCACACTGGGCATCGTTATTTCTGCCCTGG CCCAGAATTCGCAGATGTCCAGCAGCTGCCAGAGCATCAACAGCGTGGCTTCGGAGGGCGACGGCAGCACGGCGGGCAGCCACGGCAGCTTCCTGTCCGGGGCGGGGAGCGCCGGCAGGAGGCACTGCTTCATCCCCTACAGGGACTCGGTCCTCACCTGGCTGCTGAAGGACAGCCTGGGGGGCAATTCCAAGACCATCATGATCGCAA CCGTCTCCCCCTCCGCCAGCTGCTACAGCGAGAGCCTCAGCACCCTCCGCTACGCCGCCCACGCCCGGAATATCGTCAACAGGCCCCGGGTCAACGAG GACGCCAACGTGCGGCTCATCCGGGAGCTGAGGGAGGAAATCGACAGGCTCAAGAGCATGCTGCTCACCTATGGGATG CGAGATCCCAGCCCCTCCCTGAGTGACGAGAGGGACGGGACGCTTTCGGACATGGTGCTGCAAAACGAGATGAAG GTGGAGCAGCTGACCAAGGACTGGTCAGAGAGTTGGCGGGACAAGCATGAACTGCTGGAGCGCTACAGCGTGGACATCAACCGGGACCGAGCCGGCTTCCTCATCAACTCGCCGCGCCCGCACCTGCTGGCCCTGGATGGGGACGTCCTCAGCACCGGCGTGGTCTTCTACCACCTCATG GAAGGACTTACCCGCATTGGACCCCAAGACCACTTGGAAGAACCGCAAATAG TTTTGTCAGGCGGTGCCAGCTGTGAGATCCAAAACGACGGTGGCGTGGTCACGCTGAGGCCGCTGCCGGGTTGCGTCTGCCTTCTCAACGGCAGGGAAATCACTGAGCCCAACAGGCTGGCGCAAG GAATGGTGATCACCTTAGGAGGGCTTCATAAATTTCGCTTCAACCACCCGGCAGAGGCGGCCGTCCTGCGGGAGCGTAGACGCAGA GCAAGTGAGGGCACCTACACTGACCTTGGCCCTCAGACGCCAAACCAGAG CAAAACGAACGAAGAGCCATCTGCGTTGCGTTTGTCCCCCGGCGAGGAGTCGACTGCCAGGCGGCGTTTGCAGGAGCAGCAGTGCTATGTGGAGGACTTGCGCCAGGAGATAGGTTCTGAGCAGAGGCGGGCCGAGAGCGAGCTGGAGAGGGAGCGGGCCCAGCTTCAGCACCAGCATAGCGAAG TCCAGGAGTGGATCCTCCAGGAGAAGCGTCACCTGCTGGCCGTCGAGCAAAGAGTCACGCAGGACCTTGGGGTTCAAACGGACTCCCAGCCCGACCCCCTTCTGAAGTGCCTCAACAGATACGTGTTGGACGAGCAGGAGGGTCAGAGAGACAAATGTCCATCGCTGGTTGTCAGGGCCAAGAAGAAAGCAGTCCAGGAGGAGCTCCTGAAGCATCACGCCCTGCGTCGTGCAGAGAGCCGCCTTCGCCGCAAGAAGTTGCAGTTCCAGCTGGAGAGAATTGCCCGCAAGAGGCGTCTGCTAGAAGCAAAGAGAGAATTGCAGCAACTGGAAAAGGCCCTGCTCGCTGGACAGGAAAGCCCTGAGGAGGGGTCTCCACCAAGATTCATTTCCCCGAGATCTTCCTTCTCTGCTGATCTTGTGTCCCGACTGTACCCACAGCAGTCCCCGATCTTCAG CAGACAGTTCCTGATGAGAAATCAATCCACAGAACTGACCTCAAAGTCCACATCTCCTGCTTGCGTTGGCAGCAGGAAGTGGCTCTCAGACGAGTGCCTCCCCCGGGAAAGGACCCAGAGTTGCTCCGATTCACTTCCCTCCGGACTAAGTCAGTCCTGCCAAGACAGACGAAGATCTTCTGAAAACATTGCGCCGAATTCCAAGATGGAGGAAGGTTCTCTGGTTCAACAGCGTCAGCGGCGCTTTGAACGAAAACCCCTGCTGCCACAAAGAGAACTTTCTTTTAAGAACAGATCAGAGCAGAATCCAGCAGCTGTGCCCAAGTTGCCACTTTGTATACCCACACAACCACCTGGCAAAGAAAATGTAGCGTCCAAAACAAACGTACTAGCAAGTCCTTGCGTGGATCTAAAAAGACCATCACAGTCTGGTGTCACCAGGAAAGCCTTCTCTAATTTCATGCAACCACCATTGGATTCCAACAACCCCAACGTTGTAGAAAAGATGCCCAGTCGGTCTCTTGGCATCCACGAAGATTCTAACGTGGTGAGTAGAAGTCCGAGTAAAACAGCCATCTTGTGTGATGAGCTCGAACAAAACCTTCCGTTTGAGGCTTCGAGACGATGGCACAGCACGCAGGCTCTGATGAGCAAGACGGGCCAATGGGTGGAAAGGCAGCAACGTGAATGGAAAGTAGTCGGGGAACGGCACGAAGCTGCCTCCGACTCCGACAGCATCTTCTCCCTCGATTCTTTAGCCTCGGCTCTTGCGCTGAAGAGTGCGCAAGTGGCGCAGAGCGAAGCAGACAGCGAAGACAGTGAAATGTCCAAAGACTCCTTAGCGGCGGAGAAGCGTTCTGCTGTGACCAGCTCTTGCCGAAAAGTGGTTCCCACGTACTCTTTGGTTGCCGATCACCCGTGCGGCAACAGGACGGCTCTAGAATGGGGCAGCTGTCCACAACAGGTTCTCCGTGCAGGGATGCACTGGGGCAAAACAGATATCCACAAATCAACATCTGAAATTGCAATAGAAGACAATTTCAAAGAGGCGCAAAAAAGTCTACCTGGTTCTGCCCTGGCGAGGTTGTCCGAAAACCCGCCGCCACTTACGGATGCTAGTTCCTCCCATGAGCTGGCAGGCGGTACAGAGACCCACCGAGATTCTCCGTCTTTCCGAAAAGAAAGCAACCAACATTCCAGCTCAGTCAGTGTGAGCCTCTCAGACAGCCCAAGTCCATCTGAAGTTGATAGCTTAACATCAGCCCCCCAAGGGAAGGACCAAGCAACCGAGACTTGGATATCAAAGGAAGAGAAAGAACAGTCAGACAGCGAGCCTGAAAGTTTCCTTGCAGATCCTGAATCATCGGATCAGAATGCCGCCAAAGATGTCGATGCAACGTATTTTGCCTCGCAACCTGAAGCAGCTTGTAAAAATTCCAGGAAGCGAAACCAAGAGTTGCAGGAGGCTTTTGAGGGGAGCCTGAAAATTCCAAAAAGAAGCCCTTCACCTCTGGGAGATAAACGTTCTGataacaatgaaaagaaaaactctgATATGGGAATCTCCAACTTTGGATTTGAATCCGCTGGTGTTTCTGATCCATCGCTGAAGAAGCCTGTGAAAGCCAGTGACCCCTCTGTGGGCGACGTCAAAGTAGATCATGTCGCAGTAAAACAAGTGGTTGCCAATACGAAGGAGGCGGGGTGTCAAAGTGGTCGCCCCGCAAGAATGTATCGCTGTCAGTCTGAGGCCATCTGCAGCGCCATCGACTTGAGAATCTCAGAAGTGGTCCAAGAGCATTTAAAGCGCTCATTGATCGGCAGCGGTGGCAACAGGAGCAGCAACTGGAATCCGAGACTTGTCTCTGATTTTGTTGATCAGAGAATCAATCAGCCAATGAAACCGACGTACGATAACAAGAGCGAACAGGTGACCAACCACGgagaagctcctgaagtagaAACTCTTGCTCCATTGACAAAACTTGACAAGAGACCAGCTGGCCGCACCAATGGAACCAACGATGCGATTCAACCGAACAACAGAATTGACGTGAACGCACCGTCGCTAAAGGAAGCTCGCAAGTTCTCTTCTGATGGATGTGACGTCACTGATGCCCCACAAGGAAATGAACCTTCGGTCAAAGGGCGAGATCTGCTCGGCAGTCGGTGCTCGAAAGACGCCACCAGTGAATGTCAAGGTTGTTCGTGCAAGTTTGGCAGAACTTCCATCGAACCTGAAGGACCTTGTGTGAGTCACTCTGAAGTCCCAGAGAGGTTTTCAGCATTAAGGAATGAAAAGATGAGTGGCTGCGGATCTGAAATGGCGACCGTTGGCACACAATCTCGATTATCTCTGCTAAGTAAAAAGTCCAAAAGGTTCAGGAGGACCAAAATACAAGCTACCCCTTGCTCTTCATTACAGACATCATCATCGGATGAAGACCAAAGCTCCAACAAACGGGCATCTCCTCAACTACGACTTGAGAGTGAAGGCAAAACGGATGCCGACATTTCCAAAGTGAATCCCAAAATGGAGCTGATCAAAGATGTTTTGGTTTGCAGAAAAAGATTCTCGTTACCTCCGCAATCAAGAACCAAAGACCTGCAGGATGCGGGCAAGTCTCAGGAATCCCTCATGCATTTTGCCTCCAGCGACATCAACCCATTTGTTCACCAGTGGCAAGACGGCGACCGCTCACGCTGCAAGAACCCCGCCTTCGGCAGTGCTGCCGATCTGTCCCGCAAATCTTCGCTTTTGAACGTGCCTGACAAACGCCTTCCGAGGTGCTGTAGCGTTGACAACGGCCTAAACGGGCAGAACCCGCCCTTCACTTCCCATTTGAGCACCTACGCTGCCCACAAAAGGCTCTCCAGCACGCTGAGCAGCGTCGAGCCGGCGGTCACCAACACCTCATCCGGCGGGTTGGTCTACTCGTCCGATCCAGAGTCCAGTCCAAGTTCCAACCGGAGAACCACAACTCCAGAAAAAGAAGGCATTCAGAGTGAGTCAGTCGCCCCGCAAAGGAGGGAGCGTCACAAAAGAAGTCACACGGACGTTCCCAAGACCCGGGTTCAAATGAACGAGTTCCTGACATGGACCAGTATGGAGAGCATGTCCGTCCACATCTCCAAACTGATCCACAGCACCTCTGACCTGCTGGAAGATGTCCAGGGATTGAGGACGGGTCGCAGGTTGAGCGGGTCAAGCCCTCGATCGATCCCCAACGTCAGCGTCAACTGCTCGACTCAAACCGCCTCGAATGCCGGCGTTCAGACGAGACCTTTGACACTGACAAACACAGAGAGGCACCAAAGATCCACATCCCACGAGATCAACGTGACATTGAGACTGATTGGCGCTGAGGTGATTTCACCCAACAAAGACTCGGGTGACAGAGAAGACAGTACATCGAGTGTCTTCCAACCTGGGACTGTCGGATGCCAAGGCCAAATAAGATCAGCCCCCGTAAAGAAAACCTTGCCTGAGATGTCGCACCATCATCTTACCGCCGCCTCCAAAAACAGCTACAGACCAAGCAGACAACAAGAAAACCAAATCCCTTGGCTGAGAAACTCGCCAAAGCCTGCGACGACATTCACAGATCGGGCGTTGTCACCCATTGTCACTGTGGATGTCCGGCAACAGTCCAAGTCTGGAGGAAGACATCAGCATGGACGCGTGGACAAGACTGAGGCTTCTTGCAGGTCATCAGGACCTGATTGTGGCTTTTGCTTCAGTAAATCGCCAGAGAAGGTCTGTGAAGTGAGTGGTCCAAGCCTTAAAGACTCTGAAGATTGCTTCCAAAACTCACCAGTGGACcaaagaaatacaaacacCCATCCTCAGCCCAAATGGAATTCTTCTCCCTGGTCAGACTTGCAGAAATACGCCGCTACCTCAGGAAAGACAACCAATGTTCTTGTCACCCAATCCAAAGGTACAGAATGCACCAAACCAGCCCAGCAAAGACCTCAAGGCATCGTCCCTTTTAGCGGCGATAGCTGCAGTCCATCTTCCACTGCGTCCCTGACGCCCAGCGAGTGCAGCACTGACATCCTGCTGAACGCTAAACCCATCACCAGAGTGGACCCTGAGACATTACCCGAGAACCTGCCCTTGCACAATAAGTTCACCAACTGGTCCGGCATCCACCCTCAGCGCTCCACGTTTACAGACACCGGTGAGAGCTGTGCTTCCAACTCTGAACGAAGGTTAAGAGAGATCGAGCGTCTGCGTCAGGAAAGGGAGCACGTGATGGCTTCCGTCGGCCTCGGGGCCAGCTCCACGCCGCTGACGGTGGAGCTCGCCGAGGCCAAGCTGCACTATGGCCTCGGAGAGACGGACGCCCTGCTCAAGATGCTGTCTCCGAGATCCACGGAGGATCTCCGAGTGAATTCGCCGACGTCCACCCTTGGAAAACAGCAGCTCCACAATAG ACACCGTTTGAGCATTGAAGGTTTGCATGAAAAGACAGAGGACCATTCTCAAACGAGTCGTCGGGCTCGTAGCCTGAGCCCTTCCAGGCATCGTCCCCCGACCGCGCCCGGCCCACAACTGAAGCCAGAGAACAGCAG AATACGAGAGCTGGCGAGCGGCGACAGCGCGCAGCCGTCGGACATCGGGCAGCTGCTGCGCGATTACGGCCGCGCTCGACAGGAAGCCATGAGCGAGATCGCCAAGGCGAGGGAGCGACTGCGCCAGAATACCgagaaagagaagagaaggATTCAAGAGCAGCTTTTATCTCCAGAGTCTAAG GATGATCCGAGGCATGGAAGCAGGATCAGCAACAGTACCTTGTGCACCGGATCCAGCCTGAGCCTGTCATCTGGACCCACGTCGGGGTACAACAGCGGCAATCCTCTGCAACATGGCCACAGACTAACTCCTGGACAT ACCACCACGTTCCCGGAGGAAGGGAAGAAAGTCTCCTCACGAAGCTTCATTTCCGCTCGGG ACGCCCGTCTTGAGCCCCCGATGGCATCACGCAGGCAAGCGGCCGTCATGGCCGACCTCGCTGAC